In Streptomyces canus, one DNA window encodes the following:
- a CDS encoding NAD-dependent epimerase/dehydratase family protein yields MGADSGSVLVTGGSGFVGSHLVRRLLERGDEVHATVRSLANAAKVRPLRQMEAEFPGRLTLFEADLLDEGSFDEAMAGCRVVFHVASPFFMPEKIKDGQKDMVGPALTGTRNVLAGIERTPTVERLVFTSTVGAIFGDYSDVRDMEGQVLSETYVNTSSTVENNPYHYAKTVAERAAWDAEAAQTRWRMVSVNPGLILGPSLTPASESGSLFLLEELFKGYFFYGAPDFSFTTVDVRDVADAHIAAAEKPDAKGRYILAAPTMTSFHDMSRIIRTRHPLGLRIPRTALPHWPVRVLGPAFGLTQDYIRKHLGIRFTVDNSRSVNELGLVYRPVEETVLDHYEAWLAQQGKR; encoded by the coding sequence ATGGGTGCGGATTCGGGCAGCGTTCTGGTGACCGGCGGCAGCGGGTTCGTCGGCAGTCATCTGGTGCGGCGGCTGCTGGAGCGGGGTGACGAGGTGCACGCCACCGTGCGCAGTCTCGCGAACGCGGCGAAGGTGCGGCCGCTGCGGCAGATGGAAGCAGAGTTCCCCGGCCGGCTCACGCTGTTCGAGGCCGACCTCCTCGATGAGGGCTCCTTCGACGAGGCGATGGCGGGCTGCCGCGTCGTCTTCCATGTCGCCTCGCCGTTCTTCATGCCGGAGAAGATCAAGGACGGCCAGAAGGACATGGTCGGCCCGGCCCTGACCGGCACCCGCAACGTCCTGGCCGGCATCGAGCGGACGCCGACGGTCGAGCGGCTGGTCTTCACCTCCACGGTCGGCGCGATCTTCGGTGACTACTCCGACGTTCGGGACATGGAGGGGCAGGTCCTGTCGGAGACGTACGTCAACACCAGCAGCACGGTGGAGAACAACCCGTACCACTACGCCAAGACGGTCGCCGAGCGCGCGGCCTGGGACGCGGAGGCCGCGCAGACCCGCTGGCGCATGGTGTCCGTCAACCCCGGCCTGATCCTGGGCCCTTCGCTCACGCCCGCCTCCGAGTCCGGCAGCCTCTTCCTCCTGGAGGAACTCTTCAAGGGCTACTTCTTCTACGGCGCCCCGGACTTCAGCTTCACCACGGTCGACGTCCGTGACGTCGCCGACGCACACATCGCGGCGGCGGAGAAGCCCGACGCGAAGGGCCGTTACATCCTGGCCGCGCCGACGATGACGTCGTTCCACGACATGTCCCGCATCATCCGCACCCGCCATCCCCTCGGCCTGCGCATCCCGCGCACCGCGCTCCCCCACTGGCCCGTGCGCGTCCTCGGCCCCGCCTTCGGACTGACCCAGGACTACATCCGCAAACACCTCGGCATCCGCTTCACGGTGGACAACAGCCGCAGCGTGAACGAACTGGGCCTCGTCTACCGCCCGGTCGAGGAGACGGTCCTCGATCATTACGAGGCGTGGCTCGCTCAGCAGGGAAAACGCTGA
- a CDS encoding glucarate dehydratase family protein produces MSDPTRIKELIVTPIAFRDPPLLNSNGVHEPLALRIILQLVLEDGTVGLGESPGGVARLERLEAAAKVVAGMDVFDTTAVGAAIDAALLPTVPSSHERGWTTSAVEVACLDAQGKLLGRPVSDLLGGTVRDSVPFAAYLFYKWAEHPALDGRAAVGDDWGEALDPAGIVEQARLMQERYGFRSFKLKGGVFPPDEEIAAIKALAEAFPGQPLRLDPNTAWTVDTSRYVAHELDGVLEYLEDPTKGIEGMAAVAKDAPMPLGTNMCVIAWEHLRPAIEQNAIQVLLTDHHYWGGLRRTRELAAVCEAFGLALSMHSNSHLGISLAAMTHVAAAIPNLDHSCDTHYPWNSADDIVLPGVLEFRDGEVKVPTGPGLGVELDHEALARLHRLYVDSGVRSRDDTGYMRRFQPDYELRLPRW; encoded by the coding sequence ATGAGCGACCCGACTCGGATCAAAGAGCTGATCGTCACCCCGATCGCCTTCCGCGACCCGCCGCTGCTCAACTCCAATGGCGTGCACGAGCCCCTCGCCCTGCGCATCATCCTCCAACTCGTCCTGGAAGACGGCACGGTGGGCCTCGGTGAGTCCCCCGGCGGCGTCGCCCGACTGGAACGACTTGAGGCCGCCGCGAAGGTCGTCGCAGGCATGGACGTCTTCGACACGACCGCCGTCGGAGCCGCGATCGACGCCGCCCTGCTCCCGACCGTGCCCAGCTCCCACGAGCGCGGCTGGACCACTTCGGCGGTGGAGGTGGCCTGTCTCGACGCGCAGGGCAAGCTGCTCGGCCGCCCGGTCAGCGACCTGCTCGGCGGGACGGTTCGGGACTCGGTGCCGTTCGCCGCGTATCTCTTCTACAAATGGGCCGAGCATCCGGCCCTCGACGGCCGCGCCGCCGTCGGCGACGACTGGGGCGAGGCCCTGGACCCGGCCGGCATCGTGGAGCAGGCCCGGCTGATGCAGGAGCGGTACGGGTTCAGGTCGTTCAAACTGAAGGGCGGTGTCTTCCCGCCCGACGAGGAGATCGCCGCGATCAAGGCGCTCGCGGAGGCCTTCCCCGGGCAGCCGCTGCGCCTGGACCCCAACACGGCCTGGACGGTGGACACGTCCAGGTACGTGGCCCATGAACTCGACGGTGTCCTGGAGTACCTGGAGGACCCGACCAAGGGCATCGAGGGCATGGCGGCGGTGGCGAAGGACGCGCCGATGCCGCTGGGCACCAACATGTGCGTGATCGCCTGGGAGCATCTGAGGCCCGCGATCGAACAGAACGCGATCCAGGTGCTGCTGACCGACCACCACTACTGGGGCGGCCTGCGCCGCACCCGTGAACTGGCCGCCGTCTGCGAGGCGTTCGGGCTCGCCCTGTCCATGCACTCCAACTCGCACCTGGGCATCAGCCTGGCCGCCATGACCCATGTGGCGGCGGCGATCCCGAACCTCGACCACTCCTGCGACACGCACTACCCGTGGAACTCGGCGGACGACATCGTCCTCCCCGGTGTCCTGGAGTTCCGCGACGGCGAGGTCAAGGTACCGACCGGACCCGGCCTCGGTGTGGAACTCGACCACGAGGCCCTGGCCCGGCTGCATCGCCTCTACGTCGACTCCGGGGTACGCAGCCGCGACGACACCGGATACATGCGGCGCTTCCAGCCCGACTACGAACTCAGGCTCCCCCGTTGGTGA
- a CDS encoding 5-dehydro-4-deoxyglucarate dehydratase, translated as MKFQGVLFFPVTPFAADGSLDEERLAQHIDSGVAAGAGGVFVACGTGEFHALTPDEIERATRVAVETTAGRVPVLAAAGGPTPVARDHAARVARAGADGILLLPPYLVTAPQQGLVRYVEEVTAASELPVIFYQRGTARLTEATAAAIAALPRVVGLKDGLGDIERMHRIVRAVRAVPGTEDFQFFNGLPTAEMTAPAYQGIGVPLYSSAVFAFAPEIALAFHRALPAGDRPLLDTLLDEFYGPLVQLRDEVPGYAVALVKAGVALRGLDAGGVRAPLVDPAPEHIARLSKLIDHGLEVVGA; from the coding sequence ATGAAGTTCCAAGGAGTGCTGTTCTTCCCGGTGACCCCGTTCGCCGCGGACGGCTCGCTGGACGAGGAACGGCTCGCCCAGCACATCGACAGCGGCGTCGCCGCCGGTGCGGGCGGCGTGTTCGTCGCCTGCGGCACCGGTGAGTTCCACGCGCTGACGCCCGACGAGATCGAGCGGGCCACCCGGGTCGCGGTCGAGACGACCGCGGGCCGGGTGCCCGTCCTGGCCGCGGCCGGCGGCCCCACCCCGGTCGCCCGCGACCACGCCGCCCGCGTGGCGCGGGCCGGCGCCGACGGCATCCTGCTGCTCCCGCCGTACCTCGTGACGGCCCCGCAGCAGGGTCTGGTGCGCTACGTCGAGGAGGTCACCGCCGCAAGCGAGCTCCCGGTGATCTTCTACCAGCGCGGCACCGCCCGCCTCACCGAGGCGACGGCCGCCGCGATCGCCGCACTGCCCAGGGTCGTCGGCCTCAAGGACGGCCTCGGCGACATCGAGCGGATGCACCGCATCGTGCGCGCGGTGCGTGCCGTGCCGGGCACGGAGGACTTCCAGTTCTTCAACGGCCTCCCGACGGCGGAGATGACCGCGCCCGCCTATCAGGGCATCGGCGTCCCGCTGTACTCCTCCGCCGTGTTCGCCTTCGCGCCCGAGATCGCCCTCGCGTTCCATCGGGCACTCCCCGCGGGCGACCGACCGCTTCTCGACACCCTCCTCGACGAGTTCTACGGCCCCCTCGTCCAGCTCCGCGACGAGGTGCCGGGGTATGCCGTGGCGCTCGTCAAGGCGGGAGTGGCCCTGCGTGGACTGGACGCCGGTGGCGTACGGGCGCCCCTGGTCGATCCGGCCCCGGAGCACATCGCGCGTCTGTCCAAGCTCATCGACCACGGCCTGGAGGTGGTCGGCGCATGA
- a CDS encoding carbohydrate ABC transporter permease — protein MSAPVIDPVRPAAPDTPAGRTSKAQRTTPARFDTALGWNDRPGLAWALRILLCLIALAVFAAPFLTIFSGAFTTNPSGSSLSFLPHDSTLLNFRVAGERGIWDYLGNSLVIAGGGLLLQLVVCTLAAYALARHRFRGQALIMMLFMMTLMLPEEVIAIPLSLVLGDVPVVHLDLKGTVWGVILPLGAWGFSVMMLTEFMRDIPAEIEEAARLDGVGELRMLWQIILPLCRPALGVAGVLGFIMIWDQYLLPLIASKDPTDYTVTVALSILRTDPEVGSGVVLAGAVIALIPSLIVYLLLQRSLVTGIAAGATKG, from the coding sequence ATGAGCGCCCCCGTCATCGACCCCGTCCGGCCGGCGGCACCTGACACCCCGGCCGGACGGACCAGCAAGGCGCAGCGGACCACGCCGGCCCGCTTCGACACCGCCCTCGGCTGGAACGACCGGCCCGGTCTCGCCTGGGCCCTGCGCATCCTGCTCTGTCTGATCGCCCTCGCCGTCTTCGCGGCGCCCTTCCTGACGATCTTCTCAGGCGCCTTCACCACCAACCCCAGCGGATCCTCGCTGTCGTTCCTGCCGCACGACAGCACCCTGCTGAACTTCAGGGTGGCGGGCGAGCGCGGCATCTGGGACTACCTCGGCAACTCCCTGGTCATCGCGGGTGGCGGACTGCTGCTCCAGCTCGTGGTGTGCACGCTGGCCGCGTACGCGCTGGCGCGGCACCGGTTCCGTGGCCAGGCGCTGATCATGATGCTGTTCATGATGACGCTGATGCTGCCCGAGGAGGTCATCGCGATCCCCCTGTCGCTGGTCCTCGGTGACGTCCCCGTGGTCCACCTGGACCTGAAGGGCACGGTCTGGGGTGTCATCCTGCCCCTGGGCGCCTGGGGCTTCTCGGTGATGATGCTGACCGAGTTCATGCGGGACATCCCCGCCGAGATCGAGGAGGCGGCCCGCCTCGACGGCGTCGGCGAACTGCGGATGCTCTGGCAGATCATCCTGCCGCTGTGCAGGCCCGCGCTGGGCGTGGCAGGGGTGCTCGGCTTCATCATGATCTGGGACCAGTACCTGCTGCCCCTGATCGCCTCCAAGGACCCCACCGACTACACGGTCACCGTCGCCCTGTCCATCCTGCGCACCGACCCCGAGGTCGGCTCCGGCGTGGTCCTGGCCGGTGCGGTCATCGCCCTGATTCCCAGCCTGATCGTCTATCTGCTCCTCCAGCGCTCCCTGGTCACCGGCATCGCCGCCGGTGCCACGAAGGGCTGA
- a CDS encoding carbohydrate ABC transporter permease, translated as MTATVPAPGAREGTGRRAFDKKAVVPWLFLAPGLLLALVFKFWPMAKGIWLSFFDVRPFLGDKWTGLENYSRVLTDHRFQDAIGHTLILGIGQSVGAILLGFALALLLEGQARSLKFLRTAVFLPAVTATAVVGELWRLMYYPTSDGLLNSGLHFFGVGTVQFLDNPGIALYSTMVMGIWIWAPYNMVIFLAGLAGVDRSLYEAAAMDGVSLWQRLRFVTLPAIRPALMIVLTLATIRGLRVFTEVYVLTGGGPAGSTDVWMTRAYTLGFSRNDIGGASAASVVLLCVTLLLTVLVNHLRKRGEAR; from the coding sequence ATGACCGCTACCGTTCCCGCCCCCGGGGCGCGCGAAGGCACGGGCAGGAGGGCCTTCGACAAGAAGGCCGTCGTCCCCTGGCTCTTCCTGGCTCCGGGTCTGCTGCTCGCCCTCGTCTTCAAGTTCTGGCCGATGGCCAAGGGCATATGGCTCAGCTTCTTCGACGTCAGGCCCTTCCTCGGCGACAAGTGGACAGGCCTCGAGAACTACAGCCGGGTCCTGACCGACCACCGCTTCCAGGACGCCATCGGGCACACCCTGATCCTGGGCATAGGCCAGTCGGTCGGCGCGATCCTGCTCGGGTTCGCTCTCGCGCTGCTCCTCGAGGGCCAGGCCCGTTCGCTGAAGTTCCTCCGCACCGCGGTCTTCCTGCCCGCCGTCACGGCCACCGCGGTCGTCGGCGAGCTGTGGCGGCTGATGTACTACCCGACCTCCGACGGCCTGCTCAACAGCGGCCTGCACTTCTTCGGAGTCGGGACCGTCCAGTTCCTCGACAACCCCGGCATCGCGCTGTACTCGACGATGGTGATGGGCATCTGGATCTGGGCGCCGTACAACATGGTGATCTTCCTCGCCGGTCTCGCGGGCGTGGACCGCTCGCTGTACGAGGCAGCGGCGATGGACGGTGTCTCGCTGTGGCAGCGGCTGCGCTTCGTCACGCTTCCCGCGATCCGTCCGGCGCTCATGATCGTGCTCACGCTCGCCACGATCCGCGGACTGCGCGTGTTCACCGAGGTCTACGTCCTCACCGGCGGCGGCCCCGCCGGGTCCACCGATGTCTGGATGACCCGCGCCTACACCCTGGGCTTCAGCCGCAACGACATCGGCGGCGCCTCGGCGGCCTCGGTCGTCCTGCTCTGCGTGACGCTGCTGCTCACCGTCCTGGTCAACCACCTCCGCAAGAGGGGAGAAGCGCGATGA
- a CDS encoding sugar ABC transporter substrate-binding protein: protein MGDRRRRHRLAAAATVAGLMFGTAACGSGSDSAGNSDPNTLEVWTRSDPDSAATYDRVFAAFTKKTGIKIDYQPVVNFDQQLQSRASTKDLPDVMINDTALMGSYQSQGLLKPIDPASIAGGDRITDKSWSSTVGIDGKHYGIPYSRQAQTLMIRSDWLKKLGLKAPTTWQEMLSVAQAFATEDPDGDGKADTYGMVAPASAQNGYAAMWGASFLWQGGAQIIAPDGKGTYTPAMDSTAAINAVTWMKDNLFCGKKGVVQPGAITAVTATATNFQDGNAGMYMTGPYNITTFDATPGKDKYEVVPAPSGPAGGDVLADGENVYLGARTGKDEKELALASFLVSAEGQKIAMAGTGVHQPVVRIPVNSTLDAAKVRNDARWSVVQKAYEHASEQFPNAPDFAPIKQDTADALNSIFTYCGGDVRSQLKELNDTLAGDLKDQDLLT from the coding sequence ATGGGCGATCGCCGACGACGACACCGCCTGGCCGCGGCGGCCACCGTCGCGGGATTGATGTTCGGAACGGCCGCCTGTGGCTCCGGCTCCGACAGCGCGGGCAACAGCGATCCGAACACGCTGGAGGTCTGGACCCGGAGCGATCCGGACTCGGCCGCCACCTACGACCGGGTCTTCGCCGCCTTCACCAAGAAGACCGGCATCAAGATCGACTATCAGCCGGTCGTCAACTTCGACCAACAGCTCCAGAGCCGGGCGTCCACCAAGGACCTGCCGGACGTCATGATCAACGACACGGCGCTGATGGGCAGTTACCAGAGCCAGGGTCTGCTCAAGCCGATCGACCCCGCCTCGATCGCGGGCGGCGACCGGATCACCGACAAGTCCTGGTCCTCCACGGTCGGCATCGACGGGAAGCACTACGGCATCCCGTACTCCCGTCAGGCGCAGACTCTGATGATCAGGTCCGACTGGCTGAAGAAGCTCGGGCTGAAGGCGCCGACGACCTGGCAGGAGATGCTCTCCGTCGCCCAGGCCTTCGCCACCGAGGACCCGGACGGCGACGGCAAGGCCGACACCTACGGCATGGTCGCACCGGCCAGCGCCCAGAACGGCTACGCCGCCATGTGGGGCGCGAGCTTCCTGTGGCAGGGCGGCGCGCAGATCATCGCGCCGGACGGCAAGGGCACGTACACCCCCGCCATGGACTCGACCGCCGCGATCAACGCCGTGACCTGGATGAAGGACAACCTCTTCTGCGGCAAGAAGGGTGTCGTCCAGCCCGGCGCGATCACCGCCGTCACGGCGACGGCCACCAACTTCCAGGACGGCAACGCCGGGATGTACATGACCGGCCCGTACAACATCACCACCTTCGACGCCACGCCCGGCAAGGACAAGTACGAGGTCGTCCCCGCCCCCTCCGGCCCGGCCGGAGGCGATGTGCTGGCCGACGGCGAGAACGTCTACCTCGGTGCCAGGACCGGCAAGGACGAAAAGGAGCTGGCGCTGGCCTCGTTCCTGGTCTCGGCCGAGGGCCAGAAGATCGCCATGGCCGGCACCGGCGTCCACCAGCCCGTCGTGCGTATCCCCGTGAACTCCACGCTGGACGCGGCGAAGGTCAGGAACGACGCCCGCTGGAGTGTCGTACAGAAGGCCTACGAGCACGCCTCCGAGCAGTTCCCGAACGCGCCGGACTTCGCCCCGATCAAGCAGGACACCGCCGACGCGCTGAACTCGATCTTCACGTACTGCGGCGGTGACGTCCGCTCGCAGCTCAAGGAGCTGAACGACACCCTCGCCGGTGACCTCAAGGACCAGGACCTGCTGACATGA
- a CDS encoding fructosamine kinase family protein — protein sequence MYDDSDGPREAAERLTGRTATDERPLSGALAEVVLDDGRTVMVKRADSLEEARAEAAGLRWLAGAGTVPVPIVYGQDGQGGHWLVTDLIARGRPNREAALGLGRALAGLHLAGAPAFGSAPPGGPREACIGRAPMRNVEGTDWPEWYAEHRVLPYLRSAVNDGTMTLSEAEVIERLCERLPGLAGPAEPPARLHGDLWNGNVLWGADGHAWLIDPAAHGGHRETDLAMLHLFGCPHLGEVLRGYEQVAPLADGWAERIGLHQLFPLLVHTVLFGRGYAEQALSTAKAALER from the coding sequence GTGTACGACGACAGCGACGGCCCGCGTGAGGCGGCGGAGCGGCTCACAGGCCGTACGGCGACGGATGAGCGCCCGCTGTCCGGCGCGCTGGCCGAGGTGGTCCTCGACGACGGCCGGACGGTGATGGTCAAGCGCGCCGACAGTCTTGAGGAGGCCCGGGCGGAGGCGGCGGGGCTGCGCTGGCTGGCCGGTGCCGGCACCGTCCCGGTGCCGATTGTGTACGGCCAGGACGGCCAGGGCGGCCACTGGCTGGTCACCGACCTGATCGCGCGGGGGCGGCCGAACCGGGAGGCTGCGCTCGGCCTGGGCCGGGCGCTGGCGGGCTTGCACCTCGCCGGGGCGCCCGCCTTCGGCTCGGCGCCGCCCGGTGGCCCCCGGGAGGCCTGCATCGGGCGCGCACCCATGCGGAACGTCGAGGGCACCGACTGGCCGGAGTGGTACGCCGAGCACCGGGTGCTGCCGTATCTGCGGAGCGCGGTGAACGACGGCACCATGACGCTTTCGGAGGCCGAGGTGATCGAGCGGCTCTGCGAACGGCTGCCCGGTCTCGCGGGCCCCGCCGAGCCCCCGGCCCGGCTGCACGGCGACCTGTGGAACGGAAACGTGCTGTGGGGCGCCGACGGCCACGCCTGGCTGATCGACCCGGCCGCGCACGGCGGCCACCGCGAGACCGACCTCGCGATGCTCCACCTCTTCGGCTGCCCGCACCTGGGCGAGGTGCTGCGCGGCTACGAACAGGTGGCACCGCTCGCCGACGGCTGGGCCGAACGCATCGGGCTCCACCAGCTGTTCCCCCTGCTGGTGCACACCGTGCTGTTCGGGCGGGGCTACGCCGAACAGGCCCTCAGCACGGCGAAGGCGGCCCTGGAACGGTGA